cacacacgaagccCCCTCCCCCCAGGGGACCAGCGGGCAGAGGGCTCCTTCTTTGAAGGCTCTGGCTGGTCATCAGCCTGTCTGGACGCCTTGTGTGTCTCtctagctgctgctgctggtggaggTGTTTGTGTCCTGGCTCTGGGCTTCCTGTTCAGACTgacccttccctctcctcctcgggCACATCAGAGACACTTTTACTCGCAAAACACCTTTCTTGCATTAACTACAGAGGGCCGGACGCAGTACatagggtgtttgtgtgtgactgtgtgtgagagcgtgaccgtgtgtgtgtgtgtgtgtgtgtgcgtgcgtgtgtgtgaaagagcatgaccgtgtgtgtgtgtgtgtgtgtgtgtgtgtgtgtgtgtgtgtgtgtgtatgatgaggGAGATAAACCTACTGCAGTGCACTGACACTTCACCTATGAGCAGAGCTGTATAATAAAAAATCAaaagagaaggggaaaaaaaacaatcctCTGCAATATGCTTGATAGTGAAAACAAACACTGCAACAAAAGCCAGTCATGCTTGTAACCTCAGCTGTTCCatcatgtgtgggtgtgtgtgcgagcatctctcccgctctcttgTTCCCGACTTCTTAAAACACAATTTGTTAAAGGGAGCGTTGGCGTGGCAGCGGCGGGCGGGTGAGCGAACGCCTGGGCATTCTTGATGGACGGCCAACCATAACGCCCCTTTATCGCGTCGATGTAAAACAGACAAATAAACAGCGCCGCAGCTGCCACAACACCAGGGTCACCGGATGAAAGGCACAGAGATGCTCTGGGCGGATGCGTTCCACATGTCTCCACGTCTGGGCCTCGTGCGCGAGGACATGCCATGTGCCCAACATCTTACTTTCATAACACCCCGAAATCaaacacagagcagagcaggtctccctccctccctccccatgcACAGCAAGGAAATAACAAAGAATGTCAGTGGCAATTAAACAGAAGTATTAATGAGTTGTTTCGTCAGCCGGATATCAAAACCAGGAATCGTCTTTTATTAATTCCACCATGTGCaagactgtaggctactgcatcatgCAATAAATAtcaccacacaccacatgtgtgcacatacacacacacagactaatgtgcaccatgtacacacacacacacgcacacacacacacacacacacacacacttctttattTAGCTGTTAGTCTTCTGTTTCTGTTCCAGTTTGCGGCGCAGCATGTTGTAGTTCTCCCTCGTCCCCGGTGTGCTGGGGTCTAGTTTTAGGGCCTGTTCATAGTGTCTTTTGGCCAAATCCAGTTTTCCCCAGCGATGGTAGAGAACGGCTACAAAACATCACAACGCAACCCCGTTAGCCTgaactcaaagacacacacacagacttcccTTTGTATTCACTCCatattaaaaaaagagagagaatttccAGTGACTTGTTTATGTTGAACCCAGATTTCTCAACAGTGTTGGAGAATAAGGGAGCAACTGTGTCTAACTTGAAAACATCTTACCAAGATTGCCATGGCAACTGGCAGCACTGGGGTTGATCTTCAGAGCATGTAAGAAGAAACCTTCTGATTCCTGAAATAAAGATCAACCACTGGTGatgctttttttttactgatcCAATTCCCATTAGAGGTGTTAAAACAGTATCAATAAAAAATGGAATACGAGAGGTCTtcactacagtacacacacttcaACAGACTAACAGGAGTGATGTGGAacgcctttaaaaaaaaatgcacatcAAAAAAGTGAATAGCTTGAATGACACTAATGCAATGATTTGGGATGACGTTTACCTCGTATTTTTGCAGCTTTCCCAGGACGTTGGCTAACGAGAACATGATCGTGGGGTCATGGGGCAAGATCTTCAAGGCTTCTCTGCCAATCACCTCGGCTTGATCCAGGTTACCTGAACAGACAGTAAAAGAcgacaaaaaatatgaacaagAAGAACACTgcaacaaagtgtgtgtgtgtgtgtctgtgtgtgtatgcctgtggtCATTCCCAGAGGCTCATATGACAAACCACAACCAAGTGAATCCTCCCAATAACAAAACCCATCAGACACCTGAGGCCTTCCCCAAACAGAAATCGCCCATAAAGAAACTGGACTGAGGCATCGCTACCCTAACAGCAACCATATCCCGTTAAACAAACCTTGTAGGATGTCATCACGGACTCTTCCCACACTAACAAACAGCCACAGAGCCCTGTGGGGTTAGAGAGAGGTGCGGTATAGTCTAGGAGAGAGAGCACGCTCAGGGCCCGAGTCCGGGTGCCCTCATTTGTCAGGGGTGTCCAGGAGGGagtttttcccctctcttcacACACGGAGGCACGGACCGCTGCCCTAATTAGGGGTCAACACAAAGGGCCGCTGATTCATTGATCCACGTGTCAAAAAAAAGCCCccaccctctccccccccccctagtCTGGCCTGGTCAGACTAGACCGGCAGCCCGGACACACCGCATCTGAGATGGCTGCTGCATGCTGACCAGCTGAGgcaggggtggggagagagagagagagagagagagagagagagagagagagagagagagagagagagagagagagagagagagagagagagagagagagagagagagagagagacaggaggaagggagaaaggaagaaagaggaataaagagagggaaagagacaaaaggagagggggaaagggaagagtgagagaaagggggaaagtgagggagagaaagagagtccagccagtgtgtgtgtgtgtgtgtgtgtgtgtgggggggccatGACTCACGCTTGGCGATTCCAACACCTCATCACTGCTTGCTCAGCTTCATCCTCCTCCGaggggagaggcagaggaggaagaggaagatgaggaggaggaggagggaagcgCATCACAGGAAGGCAACTTAAAAGCCCCAAAAGGGGGGAAATTCATTTTCAATTTTTAGCCCATTTATTCCGGAAGAGTCTCTCAGGGAAGGAGGATGGGCAggacgggagggagggagtgggggcaTGCCGGTGCCAGGCTCTTTATTCGGGGGGATATTGGACTCTGCCAAGGCACTCCAGGGAGAAGGGGGCCCGGCTGGCAGAGGATGGCATCTGACAGAGTGGAGAaaagacgacacacacacacacacacacacaaaaaaaacccccaacaaaacaaaagacgaaaacgaaaaaagagagaaagaggcactTCTGTTTGTGAAGCGCGGCATTCTCCACACGGCGGGGAAGAGTGCttttaaaaacaacacacacaaagcttttAATACATAAATTTCAAGCATTGCTGATTCCTGGTCTTCCGGTCTAATCATATTCGATGCTTACAACCCActttcccccccctcccctcccaacccctccccgagagagagagggagaggagggcctGCCTGCCTGAGCCTAATCCTCCACCAACCTCCATCAGTAGAACAGACAGGCGTTGGGACAGACAGCAGAATCACTACAGACAGCAAGGAAAGTGAgccgcaaaacacacacacacacacaaaatgtctgGTGCACTCAATGAGCAATTGACTTACAGTCGACAGGTCAACCAATCGACCCAAAAGTTCCATTTCTGTCCATGTGTCATCCCCTTATATAGTCCCTCATATTGCCACCCCATTGGAGAGCCATAGAAGAGTAGAAGAGTGGACAGCCTTGGAGCTGTAGCTCTTAACTACTGGTCAGAGACCACTGACTGGTACATGTGAAGAAGGGTGAGGATGGGAAAGGTTGATTGGTGCAGAAAAGGAGGGACTTCCTGGGGGCGGGagtggatggagggatgaattATGACACAGGGCACCgggcgggcgagagagagagagagagagagagagagagagagagagagagagagagagagagagagagtaggtgcTCTGGATGCTAGTGTGCAGGCATCACACCTCTGCTGCCACAATGGAGCGTGAGACCACAGCTAAACTTCCAAGGCAAATTAAAGGCGTAGGTGGAGACCCAACGGGGGACCCACACCACTCCCATAGGCcctcagaggaggaggaggaggaggaggaggaggaggaggggcacACCTAacgagtctcacacacacaatctcattaCCACAATGTGGTAGGAATGTAGGAATCTATAGGTCAACGAAGGCATTCATATTCACCATTCACAAGGAAATGGAAGTGGATTTTAACCTTCAATTACTGGTCTGAGAGTgaaccccacacccccaccccaatgACCTTTTTGCTCTGATAATTACATTTTGACATCCAGGTATCagaatgggttttttttttttttttttcttgccccAGAGAAAATTTCGATAGGAGTGAACTTGACCTTGATTAGCTTCGACACCAGTATGCAGATAACGGCAACCACcggccataaaaaaaaaaaaaaaaaaggatactGACCAGAACATCTTAACACTTTCTTCTGCTTAAACAaatcagcatcactccaacagAGGAACCCAACAGTGAATCAAACTACCTTTTAAGAACAGAATGGCGGCTGTAAGATCTTACTCGAAGCCCAGTGGGAAGATAATGGTCTCAGCGGGCCTgctgacatacatacatacatacatacacacacacacgcacacacacacacacacacaaacacacaaacaaacacagacacatgcagacacgcagacacgcacacacaaacgcacacacaaacacaaacgcatgcagacacgcacacacacacacagctcctccaCTTAGATCACCACACCAGGTGATGACCGCTCAGTGCTTAGTCAGCATGTCCTCGtccactcctcttcctcctgctgttgccgtgtgtgtgtgtaaatgcatgcatgcatgtgtaaatGTAAGTGCCTCTACTGctggtacctgtgtgtgtgtgtgtgtgtgtgtgtgtgtgtaaatgcatgcatgcatgtgtaaatGTAAGTGCCTCTACTGctagtacatgtgtgtgtgtgtgccctgctgcaggtacctgtgtgtgtgtgtgtgtgtgtgtgtgtgtaaatgcatgcatgcatgtgtaaatGTAAGTGCCTCTACTGTTGgtacctgtgtgtgcgtgtgccctgCTCtaggtacctgtgtgtgtgtgtgtgtgtgtgtgtgcgccctgctgcaggtacctgtgtgtgtgtgtgtaaatgcatgcatgcatgtgtaaatGTAAGTGCCTCTACTGctggtacctgtgtgtgtgtgtgtgtgtgtgtgtgtgtgtgccctgctgCAGGTACCCGTGTTGTCCAGCAGGATGACCATGTTGTTCCAGGCCAGGCTGTGTTCTGGCTTCAGCATGGTGGCGTTTCTCCAGGCATTCAGCGCATCCACGTGCCTGTTCAGGTCTGCGTACTGCcgggggcgcacacacacacacaccacacacacacacacgctgactcAGCACTTTATTACCATCAGGGTGACTCCACACATAATCTTCTCCAAATTGATTCAGGGAGGAGCGATTCTACTGTAGTCTTATACTTGTGAGTGATGATATTATCAGAGACTAAGTCTGTCAGGACAAAGAAAAGGTGATAAAGTTCTGACAAAACATGATGTGAAGAGATCTTGTATCTTTTTAACACTCTTTTTTACGCCTCAGACAAAAAGCTTCGGATTCTCTTTGGGTTTTGATTTCAGAGGGGTAcctgtaatttcccaactattagccgaggCTTATACggtacattgattttgcaaaatttcttcagctatgaggttaatacacgggggcagttaatatggtattaatatggttttgtttcctttaacttgcataaaacactctcctacggcttatacacaatgcggcaaatacacaggaaattactgtaagaGGAAGTGACCCGTACCAGGCGTCCAAGGTTGTAGTAGCAGTCAGGGTATCTCCTCCTGTGTTTGATGGCGTTCCAGTAGCTATGCTCGGCAGCATCAAACTTCTTTAGGCTGTTCTGCACAATGCCCAGATTCATCCAGGCAGCAGCAAAATCAGGCCTGGGGACAGACAAGAGAGAGGTGACCTCAggcaagaacagacagactcaTCTGATCTAACACCAGAGAGTAATATTATATCAAAAGTGCTTTAAATATTCAAATTCTTCTaggacatatacagtatgtacttaAGAAATAAAAAGTCAAATTAGAAGATGAGTACATTATCATACAGCTACTGATCTGGTGCTTTTGTACTCAGCAAATTAGAGTACCAaccattttcaacattttctctTTATTATCTATCACTGAATTTaaaccaggaggaggaggaggaggaggaggagagggtggggtgggggtgttctTACTGGATGTGAACAGCAGTAGAGAGCAGTTCTTCTGCCTCCACCAGCTCGTCCCTCTCCTTCAGGATGTTGCCCAGGTTGTTCATGGCGTGGACGTACTTAGGATGCAACCTGTGCAAGAAACGCAAAGAggctgtgtgtgaatatattaCATTAACATGAAACTCtcaccaacaaaaaaaaaaaaaatcaaaaaagaCTCAAAAACTTGGAACAGCTCTTTCATTTCCGTGTGAAATTCATAAAACACTTGTTAAATAAGTAGCTTGGCTTCTTTCCTAATGCCCACAGCTAAACATCACCTTTGCCCTCTGGACCACATTCAGAGCTCTTTAGTAATAAATCAGTATGTTCCAGCTCAATCACACCTAAACCATTTTTGGTCACATTAACTGCCAGCCATGTATGGcttctgtgtgtgagggtgtgagtatgtgtgaaacacacagagagagagagagagagagagagagagaaagagtttgtgtgtgtgtgtgtgtgtgtgtgtgtgtaagtgtgtgtaagtgtgtgtgtgtgtgtgtgtgtgtgtgtttacctcacAGCTTCGCGGTAGTACTTGATCGCAGCCCCCTGGTTTCCTCTGTCTGCCAGGTTCTTGCCCACATTATAATGGACCTATAAAAGCAGAGCCCCATAAACAGATCACACCAATTCTGAATgctcgtgtgcgtgtgtgtgtgtgtgtgtgtgtgtgtgtgttgaacagtgAAGTGGATCAGAGCTGGAGATGAGCGTCACCTTGAGTGAGAAGACTGAGTGCTAATGACAGATGACGCCAATGTCACCATCGCATACGTGCTAACTCGCATCCTGACACAACGCGCTGCCTGGATGAAAGCCGCTCTTGGACCACATCCAAACAAGCTGTTCCATCTCATCTCAAATTCACTTTGTCTAAAGTCTAAAAAACTTGCCCAACATGTACAGCTTCTTTGCCAAATACAGTAACATGCTATTACATCCTATTAAATCCAATCAGGAATCAAGAGCATTGTAATAGAGGTCTGTGCGGGACAGATGTTCTGTACCCGCACCCGCTCATTCTTTCCCGCTCCCGcaataatgtgtcatttttaatcCCGCACCCGtccgcatctgtaacattagGTCCCACTCCCGCCTGCATAAGCCCGCAGGATTTGCAGGAGGCATATTCAGTTTTGCCTTCTGTCTCATAAAAGGAGCActtgacaccacacacacaactgaaaaggactgcaagatttcttgattctgagtgtaggctactgtaacacAACTATGCTAGCTGGCGTTCGTTCTTTAGAAAGGCACTAACATCTGAAGTAATCTAGTggtgtcctcttcctctgtcatgctttgaGTTTCAACAACGGAGCAGGAAATAATTGAGAGAATAATTGAACCCACATAGGCCTAAACGACAATATCAGTCAGTAAGGCTGCTTAAATCCcgttttttttaatgctgcctaacacaATATCCAGCTCAACTATAATTCTTTACACTACTTCACTCATTTCTATATGGTATTTTACGCATtatatatttaatttgcgggagaGCAGTGGATCATCTGTTTCTCCCGCACCCGCAAACGCACCCctctcatcccgcccgctcccgcataAGCTTTCAAAACGCCCCAcgccgcactcttttgcgtcTCGACCCACGGGTCTCGCGGGACTCCCGTGGGAGTGCAGCCCTCTAAACTGTAATAAGATAGGGAGGAGTAATGAAAACATGTCACGCCAATAATCATACTGCCAAACAATACCTGTCTTAACACCTTAGTCCACAACAATGAAGGTATATATGCTCTTTAAGAATAATCAAATAATCAAGCAAGACAAACTTGTAATAGATTGTGGTTTCTATaagctatgaatttagctgatgCTCTTACCCACAGCTACGTTTTACACAGGTAATGCCTTGGCGCCATTCTTAGAGCAGTCACCtggctatggaccctttcaacaaggtaaacaaaaacaatgcttgaacgttctatttgggccccaatctacttcctctgcattaagataacatatggaatgttaaaaaggaagtcttgtggggccaactatgatgctgataatggaattctcttgaaagggtccatatgacCGAGAGACAGGTGGACAGAGGCAGGCACCTCACCTTGGCGTTGAGAGGACAGACGGGCAGGGCGCTGGTGAAGAGGCTCTGTTCCGAGCGCCACTGTCTGCTCCGCTGGGCACACCGcgccacgtacacacacaccagagccaACAGGGCCACCCCCAGCAGTttctatacaaacacacaaaataaatacacacacgcacgacacacacacacacacacacacacacacacacacacacagaacagatacAATATGAGGGTAGGGCAAACAGGaagacacacagtcacagatagACATTTATGAAGTGTGTAAGGTAACATGTTTTGTAATCGCAACCACCATTTGTGtgttcaacaacacacacaccaaacaacaGTCAACAGGCCTATCCAAATAAATAATTAGTGTTAATAATTAGTGTCATTAGTGTTGATAGTGCAGTACCCTGTGCTTCCTCCAGAGGCAGCAGACGTGGCCCAGGGCATAGGCCAGGAGCAGGCAGTAGCCGGCCGTGGACAGGTACAGCACCCGCTCGGCCACGACGAAGCCCACACGGAAGAACAGGTTGCTGGCCGGCAGGAAGGGGATGACCAAGAGCACCAGGGTAAAGGTCAGAATCCTGTCAGAGGTCAGACCACCACAGGGAGacagcagtcacacacataaacacacaacataGAGAGGTCAGTAGCAGGTATAGAGTGATGACCTAGAACTGGATTAGTTGCGCTTACATACGTATATGGGCCATGAGTAGAATTTCTACAAACAGCAACAGAAAAAAACGATTTGAACGTAAGCAACACAGTGAGATTGGagtcacacacaaccacacagaaaGAGAATATGGGGGTGGGTATTGGGATGATGACCTGGGACTGGATTGAGTCATGTTTTCACATTCTTAACTTAGCTTAAACATGTACTTATTAATATAATAGTTCTCTATTACATTTTGTATTAATACTTTGATGTATTTGTCAGTTACTGTGTCTAttctttgtctttgttttgtgtgtgtggatatatgaTAGATGATGTTTCTCTACACTCTTCTCTCTGACCGCACAGTAAGCAAAAACCATTTCAACTGTAAAACTGGGCTTGGCAACACTTCATAGCAAGTCACTCAGTGGTCCAGTGCTGGTCACTAAGGGCAGGGCTGCAGTTATTTCCTGCCTACTTCTGACCTCCAGGTAACCAACGGAGCTGCTCAGAAGTTGCACAGGATGGGCCAAGAATTGCACCAACCCAATTACACGGGCCCTCTTGTTTCTTAAAATCAGAGGAGTGGAGGAAGACTAATACAAGGGCAGGGAGTCAAACAGCCCATTACAGTGCCCACTCACTAACCAGTGACTGACATAATACAACTTAACCCCATTTCACCTCCTTTCCTCTTATTCGTtgtgaggagcagagagactgtgtctgttgtgtgtgaggatcagggaaggtgtgtgtgttttttcgaGGACCAAATagaatgtgtggtgtgtataaGGGGCATAGGGAGCGagcgagcgtgcgtgcgtggacCAGATGGTTTGTGCTGTATGAAAGACcaaagtgtcagtgtgtgtgcgttgtgtgtgagGACCAGAGATATGCGGTATGAAGGGCATAGCAATTATGTATGTGAggatcaaagtgtgtgtgtgtatgtgtgtgtgtgtgtgtgtgtgtgtgtgtgtctctctcacctcctcttAACGGCGTCATGCGAGCACAGAGCCTGGCTCATCAAACCGCCCAAGCAGctccacagcagcagcaccgcGATGATCCTCCAATCATCAGCCGACTTAATGAGCGGCACACAGCCCATCGACCAATCAAAACACAGCCACCAGGGACACAGGAGCAGCCACGCATTCAAGGAGTAGTAGTAATTATAGTTCACAATCTGCCAATCAAACCGGGCACAGGAGGGGTGCAAAAGAAAgaggggatagagaaagagaaggagaaagaagaaaagcCATGGCAAAGGCCGATCAGATAACCAGTACAGACGATCTGATTATGCCCATCTGAATGTTATCGGCATCTCATGTCAAAGTccaatgttaaatgttaatcCCACTGACACAGAATAATAAATAGAGGACAGACAGGACGAATACTTGAACGATACAATTTAGTAATAATCTACTGGTTAAAGAGCCCGTCAAAGCCTCAAGCACAGTAGTGTGGCAGGTATACACTATATATTTAGTATAGAatacaatatatgtatatatgatatatgtatatacatatattgctAATACAAAATTAGTgtctgtacatgtatgtgtactTAGATGGCTTACTCTGAGGAATACATTTTCAGCAAAGGATGCTGGGTTATCGACTTCGGTGAAGGCGGGGGGACCAGTTCCCATGATCCTCCATCTGGCATATAACAGCAGTGAGCCGCCCAACAGGAGTAGCACCAGTCTCACCACAAGACCCGCTCGCACAAACTCACTCGCCTGGACGTAGGGACAAGAGCATGGGTTTTACTACAGTAGATATTCCAAAAAAGATGGCACACACAATTTGGAAAAATGGACAGGACCATGTTTATTTATATACAGTGATGATCAAAagtgttggcacccatgctaaagttgaaggaaaaagaggaatataaaatcaaaaagtttcagttagcctattagctggtatGAGGCTCATTGAGCTcagtgcaaatcaaaccagctaataggctaactgaaataacgccatgccaatctctaggtatggtgaagggtacgtgatgatgtggggctattttaattccaaaggccaagagaacttcatcaggatgcatagtatcctagatccatgaaataactggcctttaaaaataaaaatctgcctgcctctatgggaatttaacataggagtGCCAATACTTATGGCCCCTGTATTTCAAGgatgaacatttatttatttataatacattattcatttcacaaagaaaattggtgtccttaaaaggtttttacttaaggcattaagatcaatttccaaaagatgattttatattcctctttttagtcaactttagcatgggtgccaacactTTTGACCATCACTGTACAGCCAAACTCATACACATTGGTAGTTTGGGGGGCTTTACAAACGCTTTggtagaaagagaaaaagagaaaggaatagagagagagatagagagagggagggaaggagggagagagagaggcatggagggaggaaggaagagagagggagtgaggtaaagagagagaatgtgtgagtgagtgtgagctagagtgtgggtgtgtacatgtgagtgcCAGTTTGCGAGCGAGCGagtaagtgagagagtgtgtgggagggagggagggaggaaaggaggagcataaagacagatagagaagaaagaaagaaagaaagaaaggaagaaagagtcCCTCCACACTTACATCTACTGGTTTCCCCTTGAACAGGAGCCGGTGGGTGAGCTCATAGATATTTACATTGCAGATCATGAGCACATCAAAGGCAGCGTTGACACCCtgacaggaagagaggacaAGCATGTGTAGTGATAACACAGGATGAGTTCTACAGGGATTCCCTTGCCAGGAGACAAATGGAGATTTAATAAAGGCCA
The sequence above is a segment of the Alosa sapidissima isolate fAloSap1 chromosome 2, fAloSap1.pri, whole genome shotgun sequence genome. Coding sequences within it:
- the tmtc4 gene encoding protein O-mannosyl-transferase TMTC4 produces the protein MQCACVEVKSTMVVSEFHWDQQIPLPKLGPTHSRIVVGLVALVCFINSYDGEFVFDDSEAIVNNKDLQPSTPLNNIWKNDFWGSNLSSNSSHKSYRPLTVLTFRLNYLVAGGLHPVGFHVLNIALHSVISVLMTDVFAILIGGLAYDGKGQRLNQAPKASFLAALLFAAHPVHTESVAGIVGRADLLCALFFQLSFLAYCRGFRGGNERNFSVPWIVFSLLLCAAAMLCKEQGITVLGVNAAFDVLMICNVNIYELTHRLLFKGKPVDASEFVRAGLVVRLVLLLLGGSLLLYARWRIMGTGPPAFTEVDNPASFAENVFLRIVNYNYYYSLNAWLLLCPWWLCFDWSMGCVPLIKSADDWRIIAVLLLWSCLGGLMSQALCSHDAVKRRILTFTLVLLVIPFLPASNLFFRVGFVVAERVLYLSTAGYCLLLAYALGHVCCLWRKHRKLLGVALLALVCVYVARCAQRSRQWRSEQSLFTSALPVCPLNAKVHYNVGKNLADRGNQGAAIKYYREAVRLHPKYVHAMNNLGNILKERDELVEAEELLSTAVHIQPDFAAAWMNLGIVQNSLKKFDAAEHSYWNAIKHRRRYPDCYYNLGRLYADLNRHVDALNAWRNATMLKPEHSLAWNNMVILLDNTGNLDQAEVIGREALKILPHDPTIMFSLANVLGKLQKYEESEGFFLHALKINPSAASCHGNLAVLYHRWGKLDLAKRHYEQALKLDPSTPGTRENYNMLRRKLEQKQKTNS